In a single window of the Rhodothermales bacterium genome:
- a CDS encoding TerB family tellurite resistance protein, translating to MLSSPNTFPEDALIDLTLLALVIAHGADADLDPREVDTLSDRLHGLAPHLSGDEVIRIVKEGAKVYLDTRVEGAETVVHRLAGALSPEDRARAYETLRAVAEADHTVHPMESTLLRHVAAAWRLNRD from the coding sequence ATGCTCTCGTCTCCCAACACGTTCCCCGAGGACGCCCTCATCGACCTCACCCTACTCGCCCTCGTGATCGCGCACGGGGCCGACGCCGACCTCGACCCGCGCGAAGTGGACACGCTCTCGGATCGGTTGCATGGCCTCGCGCCTCATCTCAGCGGCGACGAGGTCATCCGCATCGTGAAAGAGGGGGCGAAGGTCTACCTCGACACGCGCGTGGAAGGGGCAGAAACCGTCGTCCACCGCCTCGCCGGTGCGCTCAGCCCGGAAGACCGGGCACGGGCCTACGAGACGCTCAGGGCCGTGGCGGAGGCGGATCACACCGTCCACCCGATGGAGTCCACCCTCCTGCGGCACGTGGCCGCCGCGTGGAGGCTCAACCGCGACTGA